The stretch of DNA CGCGGCCAACCCGGTGTCGGAGGGCTCGCAGATCCTGCCCGGTCAGGCCGTGGTCCAGCGCGTGACCTTCCGCCCGACCAAGCTCGGCACCAGCCGCGCGGTCTACCTGATCACCGGCAACGACGGGCGCGGGCACCAGGCCGAGCAGCTGGTCGGGACCGACGACGCGATCGCCGACTGGTACACCCGACATCACGCCAAGTCCTTGCTCGGACCGCCCCTGCACCCCGAACACGCGGTGGCCGGCGGCTACGTCCGCGTCTACCGGCACGGCCGGTTGTACTGGTCGCTCGGCACCGGCGTGCACCCGGTCGTCGAGCCGATCCTGCATCGCTACCTCCAGCTCGGCGGGCCCGGGGGACGCGCCGGCTTCCCCACCACGAAGGTGGTCGCCATCGCCGGCGGCACGCGCCAGCGGTTCGCTCACGGCTGGGCGATCTACTGGTCGCGACCGACCGGCGCATGGGCGGTCGGCGGCAAGGTCGCACGCAAGTGGGCCGCACTGGGTGCGCAGCATGGCCGGCTCGGCTACCCGATCGACGACACCCACCGGGTCCCTGGCGGGTGGCGCGGCCGGTTCCGCAACGGCTCTATCACCTGGACGAAGGCGCACGGGTACGACGTACGAATCCATCGGACGTAGCGGCACGCGAGAGCCTGGCCCGCGACACGCCCGAAACCCGCATGAGGCGATCGAGACCGGGAACGCTTCTTCATATGGCCGAACACTTCGAACGCGAGAACAAGTACGTCGTCTCCTCCGACTTCGTCGTGCCACCGCTGCCCGGCGTGAAGTCGGCGCAGAGCGCGCTGCGGACCGATCAGCTGAGCGCGACCTACTACGACTCGCCCGATCTCCGGCTCGCGCGCGCACACGTCACACTGCGCCGCCGCACCGGCGGCGACGACGCCGGATGGCATCTGAAGCTGCCGGTTGCGCCGGGCGCGCGCGAGGAGATCCACCGACCGCCCAGCACCCCCAGCGAGGAGGGCGCGCCACCCGATGACCTCATCGACCTGGTCAGCGCCCACCTTCGGGGTCAGCCGCTGAAGCCGGTCGCCCGGATCGACACCGCGCGGACTCGGTGGGTTGCGCGCGACCGCTCCGGACGGCAACTGGCAGAAGTGGCCGACGACCAGATCATCGGGCGCACGCTCGGCGCGACCACGAGCACCGAACGCTGGCGCGAGATCGAGGTCGAGCTGCTCGAAGGCGATGAGACCTGGCTGCGGCGCGCCGACCGGGAGCTCACCGCCGCGGGAGCGACCAGCGGCTCGTCGTCGAAGCTGGACCGGGTCCTCGCGGACCGCATCCCGGCTCACCCGGCTGCCCGCCGACCCCGCGGCGCCAGCCGTGGCTCGACGGCAGAGGTCCTGTGGGAGTACCTGGCGGCGCAGTACGCCGAGCTGCTCGATCGAGACCCCGCCGTACGGCGCGATGCGCCGGACGCAGTGCACAAGATGCGGGTTGCCACTCGTCGGCTGCGCAGCACGTTGCGGACCTTCAGCCGCGACCTCGACCAAAACCGTGCGTCGCGCCTCGACGCCGAGCTCAAGTGGTTGGCCAGTGCCCTCGGCGAGGTCCGGGACCGGGAGGTTCAGATCGAACGGTTCACGGCGCAACTCGCCGAGCTGCCGCGCGACCTGGTGCTGGGACCGGTCCAGGCGAGGGTCGACCAGACGCTACTGACGGCCTACCACGATGGCCGGCGACGGTTGCTTGCAGCGCTCGCCTCCGATCGGTACCACGCGTTGCTGGACGACCTCGAGTCCTTCTTGAGCGCGCCGACCGCCACCAAGCGAGGGCACCGGCCGGCGCGCGCCGAGGTACGGCGCCGCGTCAACAAGGCGCACCGTCGCCTCGATCGCCGGCTTCGCCGGGCCCGCCGTGCCACTCCCGGCGTGGACCGCGACGAAGCCCAGCACCGGGCACGGAAAGCGGCCAAGCGCCTGCGGTACGCCGCGGAGGTAGCCCGCCCGATCGAAGGGAAGCGCGCGAAGAAGCTCGCCAAGCAGGCCGAGTCGATCCAGGAGCTGCTCGGCGACCGGCAGGACGCCGTGGTCGCTCGTGGCATCTGCCGCGACCTCGCGGTCGCGGCGCACGGCGAAGCCGATGAAACCTCGTTCACCTTCGGCCTGCTCCTCGGCGACGAACGATGCCGCGCGAGCGAAGCCGACCGCAAGGTCTTTACGAAGTGGGCTCACGGCATCCCGAACAAGTACCGCCTCTAGCCTCGTGGGCGGTCAGCCAGCTCGCACGACGCAAACCTTTGTAACCCAGCCTCGACGAGGGTCCCACTGAG from Mycobacteriales bacterium encodes:
- a CDS encoding CYTH and CHAD domain-containing protein, with product MAEHFERENKYVVSSDFVVPPLPGVKSAQSALRTDQLSATYYDSPDLRLARAHVTLRRRTGGDDAGWHLKLPVAPGAREEIHRPPSTPSEEGAPPDDLIDLVSAHLRGQPLKPVARIDTARTRWVARDRSGRQLAEVADDQIIGRTLGATTSTERWREIEVELLEGDETWLRRADRELTAAGATSGSSSKLDRVLADRIPAHPAARRPRGASRGSTAEVLWEYLAAQYAELLDRDPAVRRDAPDAVHKMRVATRRLRSTLRTFSRDLDQNRASRLDAELKWLASALGEVRDREVQIERFTAQLAELPRDLVLGPVQARVDQTLLTAYHDGRRRLLAALASDRYHALLDDLESFLSAPTATKRGHRPARAEVRRRVNKAHRRLDRRLRRARRATPGVDRDEAQHRARKAAKRLRYAAEVARPIEGKRAKKLAKQAESIQELLGDRQDAVVARGICRDLAVAAHGEADETSFTFGLLLGDERCRASEADRKVFTKWAHGIPNKYRL